Proteins encoded in a region of the Uloborus diversus isolate 005 chromosome 1, Udiv.v.3.1, whole genome shotgun sequence genome:
- the LOC129234511 gene encoding uncharacterized protein LOC129234511, with protein sequence MDSLPTEVLVHIFSYLKPCDRLETSLVCKRWLQVNNCLDLLKDIHLTIYEPCFLPDQLSRNFSSFKFRRIVIDCNFVALLKLLGRQLYYLSLGDCDFSRELDDFDGKVDYLNNLKILEITQTSAFYLFSSLPLLVELYLYTEFSISDQTLLRFKYMMPKLRVFFLSCDICFDKRAYKRFYPNEINVETNPSPMVLSFPAVEFYIRERSRTLQVLGFDHTSISAAALSAISNIENLQLQKISLRDCKECGKGLEDLFRNQTQLKEVNLNGVREILSDAVKAMCLLPNLRKVKVSESQYITRFSAERIFQLSKLEEIDFSKCKDITVNGFDLATSQLKAFKLKVINLSSCNIGSKAISKLINSCRYLTFLDLSDCEVSDQNVNEMSRMLALLTYLKLSRCRGITDLALTGYSNCDMKEEQEKNMSLPEDSNPKMNVKKNENWSLSNIKGLKKLYLNDCHQITSVGIVEGLKLQELDTLDIRGCSISANVVCNLRTQNPNLDIIFDTESGPEWLIL encoded by the exons ATGGATTCTTTACCAACAGAG GTACTAGTTCATATATTTTCCTACTTGAAACCATGTGACAGACTTGAAACAAGTTTGGTATGCAAAAGATGGTTACAAGTTAACAATTGCTTAGACCTTCTGAAGGATATTCATCTGACCATTTATGAACCTTGTTTTCTGCCTGACCAACTGTcgcgaaatttttcttcattcaaaTTCAGAAGAATtgttattgattgcaatttcgtTGCACTTTTGAAGCTCTTAGGTAGACAACTTTACTACTTATCACTTGGTGACTGTGATTTCAGTAGAGAACTTGATGACTTTGATGGAAAAGTCGATTACTTGAATAACTTGAAGATTCTTGAAATAACACAGACCAGTGCATTTTACTTGTTTTCTTCATTACCACTTCTTGTTGAGTTGTATCTATATACTGAGTTTTCGATTTCGGATCAAACCCTCTTGAGATTTAAATATATGATGCCAAAGCTTAGGGTGTTTTTTTTATCGTGTGATATCTGTTTTGATAAAAGAGCTTACAAAAGATTTTATCCAAACGAAATAAACGTAGAGACTAATCCATCTCCTATGGTGCTCAGCTTTCCAGCTGTTGAATTTTATATCCGTGAAAGGTCCCGGACTCTTCAGGTATTGGGATTTGACCACACTTCCATCTCAGCTGCAGCTCTGAGTGCAATATCGAACATAGAAAACCTTCAGCTTCAGAAAATATCGCTGAGGGATTGTAAAGAATGCGGAAAAGGGCTCGAAGATCTATTCCGAAATCAAACACAGTTGAAGGAAGTGAACTTAAATGGTGTACGAGAAATTCTGAGTGATGCGGTGAAAGCTATGTGCTTATTACCCAATTTGCGTAAAGTTAAGGTAAGCGAGTCACAATACATAACAAGATTTAGTGCAGAACGAATTTTCCAACTATCCAAACTAGAGGAAATTGACTTTTCTAAGTGTAAAGACATCACTGTCAATGGCTTTGATCTTGCCACTTCtcaattaaaagcttttaaactgaaagttataaATCTGAGTTCCTGCAATATTGGCAGCAAGGCAATTTCAAAATTGATAAACTCTTGCAGATATCTCACTTTCTTGGATTTAAGTGATTGTGAAGTCTCGGACCAGAATGTGAATGAGATGTCAAGAATGCTTGCTCTTCTGACGTACCTTAAACTAAGCAGATGCAGAGGTATTACTGATTTGGCTTTGACTGGATATTCAAATTGTGATATGAAAGAGGAGCaggaaaaaaatatgtctttGCCTGAAGATTCAAACccgaaaatgaatgtaaaaaagaacgaaaattgGTCTCTGTCTAATATCAAGGGACTgaaaaaattgtacttaaatGACTGTCACCAAATTACCAGTGTTGGGATTGTGGAAGGCTTGAAGCTACAAGAGCTAGATACTTTAGATATAAGAGGTTGTAGCATTTCCGCTAATGTAGTGTGTAACTTAAGAACACAAAACCCAAATTTAGATATAATTTTTGACACAGAGTCAGGCCCAGAGTGGCTGATTCTGTAG